Genomic window (Vulpes lagopus strain Blue_001 chromosome 6, ASM1834538v1, whole genome shotgun sequence):
TCAAATCCTCATTCTCTAgtctctctgtaaaataagcaATTTCCTTAAAATGAAGTCTTTGCATTTTCATGTCATTTTCACGTACGTATTATGTTCCACATGCTCCAAGGGCATTCCAGGGAAACTATGAAattaggcaaaaggaaaagatgatttttctttagggaaacaaaagcaaaaagtaagttctggttgctttttttttttttaagattttatttatttattcatgagagacacagaagagagggagagaacgaaaggcagagacataagcagagggagaagcaggctccatgcagggagcccgatatgggactcgatcccggaactccaggatcacgccctgagacgaaggcaggagcccaaccactgagccacccaggcatccctctaccaTTTACTTTAAAGTACTACATgaaaggggtgcctaggtggcccagtcagctcaggtcttgatctcagggtcatgagttcaagccctgcattggtcttatttatttatttatgtatttatttatttatttatttatttattaataaataaactaCTGCATGAGAATAGTAAATGATGGTTCACTGAACATTGGAAACTGAGGAGTTgctaaaatgaaatctaaaatttttcttaaccAAACAAAATTTTTAGTCTAtcatatttcaaagaatttttcttggggtgcctggctggctcagttggtggagcatgtgactccttatctcagggctgtgagttcaagcccccatgttggatgtaaagattacttaaaaatgaaatcttcaaaaaaaaaatgggggtggggggggccctaggtggctcagcagttgagcatctgttttcagctcagggtgtgatcctgtgatCCGGGATAgaatcctgcatcaggatccttgcgtggagcctgcttctccttctgcctgtgtctctgcctgtgtctctcatgaataaataaatgaaatcttaaaaaaaaaaaatcggggggcagcccaggtggctcagcggtttagcgcagccttcagcccagggtgtgatcctggagacctgggatcgagtcccacgtcgggcctcctgcatggagcctgcttctccctctgcctgtgtctgttcccctctctttctctgtgtgtgtgtctctcatgaataaataaataaaatctttaaaaaataaaataaaaataaaattgtaaaaatgggggggggcaccctggtggctcagtgattgagcatctgcctttggctaaggtggtgatcccagagtcctgggattgagtatcccctggggaggctgcttctccctctgcctatgtctctgcctctctatgtctctcataaataaataaaatatttcaataaataaataatttttaaaattaaaaaaaaatttctctctccttttggtgtctcaaaaatacaaattcaaaatagtatctatggggcacctaggtggctcagttggataagcatctgccttcagctcaggtcatgatcccaggctcctgggactgagccctgcattgggctccctgctcagtggggaactctgcttctccctctccctctgtctgccattccccctgagctctctttgtcaaataaataaataaaatcttaaaaaacaaacaaaaaaccaatatAGTATCTCTGGGTTAGAATTTCCTCTTCCCTTTGtgccattttataaaaatcataatgaatAATCACATAAATGACTCAATTCCTGCTACTTTTTAATCTACTTACAGTGTCATCACTTGCaattcaaaggaagaaatatgTGGCAGGGACCCAGAAGATCCGTCAGAGCTGTTTCATCAACCCACAGGAGCCGGCTCATCCACCAGTAGGCATTTGTATGTCTGCACCAGAATATGCACAGCAAAAGGTTGGAGTGAAAGGTTGGAGACCTTCGTTGCCTTTAGATATGAAAAGCACAGAGTACAGATTTGATTATGAGATGATGATCACTTAGGTCAAAAAGGTCTTCCCAAACCAACTTGTGAAAGTGAAAGGCTGGAGACCTTCACTGCCTTTGGATGTGGAAAGCACAGTGTGCAGATTCCTTTATGAGATGATGATCACTTAGGTGGAAGAGGTCTTCTCAAACCAACTGGCCTTTCTCTTAGGGAAAACTGAATTTCCTCGGCTACATTTTCCTGACATTTCAAGTGATTCAAGCGCTTCATTTCATACTCCCTTTCAAGTCTGATggctggaaaataaaatacatggagCAATCCAACTGACATTTTTCACCAGGcataatattgttaaaaacaaacatttaaccACATGGCAAAACTCacattcttaaataataaataagagggGCTACACAGATGAAGGGTATGGATGCGAATgaacatatttaaacatttctcttgggcagcctgggtggctcagcgttttagcgctgccttcagcccagggcctaatcctggagacctggaatggagtcccacatcgggctccctggagggagtctgcttctccctctgcctgtgtctgtgcccccccacccccgtgtatgtctctcatgaacaaataaataaaatctttaaaaataaataaataattttttctctgataataagcaaaataatacagataaaaaTTGCTATTTCCTAAAACAGTTCATATAGAACTTACATTCTGCAGAAGGGAGGCAAATATTCTTAgcggttttattttttttgaggtgtACAGGACTACCAAATGCAATTTCTTCCAAGAAAGGCAACTTGATGTTGGCTAGGTTCGTGTACCAGGTCTTTGTAAGTAGCGCAAGTTCCCAAGGTTCCTGTCTGGGGCAAAAATTCactaattcattcaataaatatcactAAGCATCTATTGTGGGTTATATAGAAGACATCTTAATTCTCAGTTCCATTTTccactagacttttttttttaaatcttatgtacttattcatgagagacacagagagagagaggcagagacacaggtagagggagaagcaggctccatgcagggagccccatgtgggactcgatcctggaactccaggatcacaccctgggccgaaggcaggcactaaaccgttaagccacccatggatccctgaCATTTTGTTTATGAGAGGAATTCAGGATTTTCCAGAGTTGTAAATTTAGTCAGAGGAGAAGTCTTACATTAAATATATCAATGCATAATGTATATATGCTAATGTAGAGATATATTCAAAAATTATCATTAATCATAATGACAGGAACTTTTGATCAAAAACAGCCTCCCTATAGTCAATCCAATCTTTCCATGTCTTTTAAGAGGATATGGTTTAAGAACTGTATGCTCcaatttttttatggctgatcaCAAATATGGTCATattagggaaggaaaagagggaataaTCATGCATTGAGAGGAGTGGTTGGCATACACTAAGGCTTTGAGTGTGTGATCTTATTTTAATGCACCATGTGGGTAGACaagaaaacagagactcagaagTGAATTAAGAAACTGAGCTGGTTACTTAGTCTAGGGATTGTTATTTAAAAGCACTAGTACCAAAAGAATCCTCAGAAAACTGGAGAAGGGGATGAAATCCCAaactataatattaaaaataatcaccacGAACTTCAAAcgaattgttttatgtattttaatttggaaatttaaaataccaaCTCCATGCTTCTCATCTCATATAGTCAATATGAACTCATATTGCACTAGGAAAGGAGAAAGACCTGCTTTGATACAAGTAGAGGAAATGAGGATATTCCATTCCTCATTTCCAGGCTTACTGGTTTTCCTCCTTGCTACTTTATCATGTAACTTTAAGGAGCTACTTGAAGTCTACAATTATTATAAATGCATTTGAACAAGGGCACAAAGATGTATTTATAAGAATGTTCACTGAAGCgctgtttataaaaataataataataatcccacAAAATAGTCTTAATGTCTACCAAGAAGAGCctggttaaacaaactgtggtacatacaTATAATGAAAGAATGAGGTTTATCCTTATATGTGGATTTGGAAAGATGAGCAATAAAGCAGCTAATTTTAATCTAGCATTTACTATATGCTGGGTACTGTTTTAATCAGTTGACACATATGAACACATTTAATTACCATAGATGCCCTATGAGGTAGGCAAGTGCTATTATTATGCTCATTTTATGGATTGGGAAACAAGAGTAGAaaaacttgctcaagatcacagatGTGTTGGTCATGGAtttaggatttgaatccagaaaaTCAGACTCTAGAATCTAAGGTCTTAATGATTACTATACAAGATAcggtgagggagggagaaaaattcAACATAATCACATGTAaaaacatatacatgtgtatatgtctatatgtgtgtatgtcttgTATAGCAgacagaaattctagaaaaatataagacatttCCCTCTGAGTGGGATGGCAGGGGAGAGATGGGAATagggaaatgaaagcatttttattttcctttcaaatgcttctattctattttaatattttgtgtatttttttaaagatttatttattaaataaataaataaataaataaataaataaataaataaataaagagagagagaggcagagacacaggcagagggagaagcaggctccatgcagggagcctgatgtgggactcaatccccggattccaggatcacgccctgggccaaaggcaggtgctaaaccgctgagccacccagggatccccccttctcATCATTCTTATAAGAAAGTGTTTGATATCATGTTTATACGAACAGctaaa
Coding sequences:
- the C6H4orf36 gene encoding uncharacterized protein C4orf36 homolog codes for the protein MAHGLPRRSALKTLFRGSCYEIQEPWELALLTKTWYTNLANIKLPFLEEIAFGSPVHLKKNKTAKNICLPSAESIRLEREYEMKRLNHLKCQENVAEEIQFSLRERPVGLRRPLPPK